GCCCTGCTGATTCTCATCGTCGGTCCCGGCGGTGCGGGTGCCAATTCGTTGCTGACCTCCGGCAACCCGTTGGTCGAGGCGTTGAGCAGAGCCTATGGCGGCTCGACCTGGATGGGCAGTTTCGTCAACCTCGTGGGGCTGGCCGGACTGATCGCGAGTTTCTTCTCGATCATCTACGCGTACTCGCGGCAGATTTTCGCGCTGTCCCGGGCCGGCTACCTGCCACGCAAACTGTCCGAAACCAATAAAAGCAAGGCACCGGTCCTGGCGCTGGTGATTCCCGGCATCATCGGTTTCGGCCTGTCGCTGACCGGCCAGGGCGATCTGCTGATTCTGGTAGCGGTGTTCGGCGCAACCATTTCCTACGTGCTGATGATGGCCGCGCACATCACCTTGCGGATTCGCCGCCCCAAAATGGACCGGCCGTACCGCACACCGGGCGGCATCTTCACCTCCGGCGTGGCCTTGGTGCTGGCGTGCATCGCCGTGGTCGCGGGCTTCCTGGTCGACCCACGGGTGGTAATCGGTGCCGCCGTCATCTATGGAGTGTTAATTGCTTACTTTGCGTTCTACAGTCGACATCACTTGGTAGCAGGCACGCCGGAGGAAGAGTTCGCGGCGATCCAGAAGGCTGAGCAAGCCTTGCACTGAGTGCCGACAATCCCGGCGCAGGCTCGGTCTGCGCCGTCACGGAGAATTGTGTATGGCCAGTTTCGCTCACACGGTCGGCGCCCAGACCTATCGCTTCGACAGCCTCAAGGACGTCATGGCCAAAGCCAGCCCGGCGCGTTCCGGGGACTTTCTCGCAGGCGTCGCCGCCCTAAACGACGGCGAACGCGTGGCCGCGCAAATGGCGCTGGCCGACATTCCGCTCACGCATTTCCTGCAAGAAGCGCTGATTCCCTATGAGACCGATGAAGTCACTCGGCTAATCATCGACACCCACGACAAACAAGCCTTTGCCGTGGTCAGCCACCTCACCGTGGGCGGCTTTCGTGACTGGCTGCTCAGCGACGCCGCCGACGAAACCAGCCTGCGCAACCTCGCCCCCGGCCTGACCCCGGAAATGGTCGCGGCGGTGTCGAAGATCATGCGCGTGCAGGATCTGGTGCTGGTGGCGCAAAAGATTCGCGTGGTGACAAAGTTTCGCGGCACCCTCGGTTTGCGCGGACGCCTATCGACCCGCCTGCAGCCGAATCACCCGACCGACGAACCGTCCGGCATCGCCGCGAGCATTCTCGACGGCCTGCTCTACGGCAACGGCGATGCGATGATCGGCATCAACCCGGCCACCGACAGCATCGCCTCAATCTGCGCAATGTTGGAAATGCTCGACGCGATCATCCAGCGCTACGACATCCCGACCCAGGCCTGCGTGCTGACCCACGTCACCACCTCCATCGAGGCGATCAACCGTGGCGTGCCGCTGGACCTGGTGTTCCAGTCGATTGCCGGTACCGAAGCGGCCAACGCCAGTTTCGGCATCAACCTGAATGTCTTGCAGGAAGGCTATGACGCCGGCCTGAGCCTGAATCGCGGCACTCTCGGGCAGAACCTGATGTATTTCGAGACGGGTCAGGGCAGCGCGCTGTCGGCCAACGCCCACCACGGCGTCGACCAACAGACCTGCGAGACCCGAGCCTACGCGGTGGCGCGACATTTCAAGCCGTTCCTGGTGAACACGGTCGTAGGATTTATCGGCCCGGAGTACTTGTACAACGGCAAACAGATCATCCGCGCCGGCCTCGAAGATCACTTCTGCGGCAAGCTGCTCGGCGTGCCGATGGGTTGCGATATCTGCTACACCAACCACGCTGAAGCCGATCAGGACGACATGGACACCTTGCTAACCCTCTTGGGTGTGGCCGGGATCAACTTCATCATGGGCATCCCCGGCTCCGACGACATCATGCTCAATTACCAGACCACTTCGTTCCACGACGCGCTCTACGCTCGGCAGACCCTGGGCCTGAAACCGGCGCCGGAGTTCGAACAATGGCTGGCCAACATGGGCATCTTCACGCAAGCGGACGGCAAGGTTCGCTTTGGCAACAACTTGCCGCCGGCCTTCCGCCAGGCGCTGGCGCAACTGGGATGAGTCACATGGAAAAACCGCCCGTGGACCCGCAAAACCCTTGGCTGGAACTGCGCCGCCTGACGCCTGCGCGGATCGCCCTCGGCCGCACCGGCACCAGCCTGCCGACCACTGCGCAACTGGATTTCCAGTTTGCCCATGCTCAGGCGCGGGATGCCGTGCATCTGCCGTTCGACCATGCCGGGCTCAGCGCGCAGCTGAGCGAGCGCGAGCGCGACTCCTTGTTGCTGCACAGCGCGGCAGTAGACCGCAACAGCTACCTGCAACGCCCGGATCTGGGGCGCAAACTGAGCGATGACTCGGCCCGGCAATTGCGCGATTACGCGGCCGCGCATCCGGGCGGCGTCGATCTGGCGATCGTCGTGGCTGACGGCTTGTCGGCGCTGGCGGTGCATCGGCATACATTGCCGTTTCTGACCCGACTGGAAGAGCAAATGAGCGCTGACGGCTGGTCGATGGCGCCCGTTATCCTGGTGGAACAGGGTCGCGTTGCCGTCGGTGATGAAATCGGCCAATTGCTCGGCGCAAAAATGCTGGTGATGCTGATCGGCGAACGCCCGGGACTCAGCTCGCCAGACAGCCTGGGTTTATATTTCACCTACAATCCAAAGATCGGCCTGACCGACGCCTACCGCAACTGCATTTCCAATGTGCGGCTCGAAGGCTTGAGCTACGGCATGGCGGCGCACCGCTTGCTGTACTTGATGCGGGAAGCGTGTCGCAGACAGCTGTCGGGCGTGAATCTGAAGGACGAAGCACAGGTTCAGACGCTGGAGTCGGACGCCGGTGCGGACATGAAAGGAAATTTCCTACTCAGCCCGCCCCCTACCTGAACCGTTTCCGCATTGCGTTTCTGCGCCGGTTTCAGGCAGGATCGATGCACGGCCGCACGGGTTTCCCATCGCCGTCAGAGCAGTTGAAGACAGCCACTTGAAGACGAGACCTATCATGCGGATTATTCAAGCGACCCTCGAACATCTGGATTTACTGACTCCGTTGTTCGTCAAATATCGCGAGTTCTACGGTTCCCTGCCTTACCCGGATTCCTCCCGCGCCTTTCTTGAAAAGCGTCTGCGTCGCAAGGAATCGGTGATCTATCTGGCCTTGGCCGATGATGACGACAAGAAACTCATGGGCTTCTGTCAGCTCTATCCAAGCTTCTCCTCGTTGTCACTCAAACGCGTGTGGATCCTAAATGACATCTATGTCGCCGAAGATGCACGCCGCCAACTGGTCGCCGACAACCTGATCCGCACTGCGAAGAAAATGGCCAAGGAAACCCAGGCCGTGCGCATGCGTGTTTCCACCAGCAGCAACAACGAAGTGGCGCAGAAAACCTATGAATCCATCGGATTCAAGGAAGACACCGAGTTCAAGAACTACGTGCTGCCGATCAGCGAAGAACTCTGACTGCAAGTGCAACGTGTGATGAGGGAGCCCGCTCCCTCAGGCACCCCGAATGCTTCCTGACAATTGTTCACACCTCGACATCCCTCGCTACAAAACCGACGCGCTTTTCATCCTTCAGACCGTATAATCCCGATCTTTCCGGCTTGTAAGAAAAACTACACCCCGCTGTAGGCTTACACGAAGTCATCCGCACATGCCTGCCGAGTCGGGCCGTCAAACAGGTGCCCCCATGGATTTCAACCCGCTCGACCTTATCCTGCATCTCGATGTATACCTCGATTTGCTGGTGAACAACTATGGGCCATGGATCTACGCCATCCTGTTTCTGGTGATCTTCTGTGAAACCGGACTGGTAGTGATGCCGTTCCTGCCGGGTGATTCGCTGCTGTTCATCGCCGGTGCCGTTGCGGCGGGCGGCGGTATGGATCCGGTGCTGCTGGGCGGACTGTTGATGCTCGCGGCCATACTGGGCGACAGCACCAACTACGTGATCGGACGAACGGCTGGCGAGAAACTGTTCAGCAACCCGAACTCGAAAATCTTCCGTCGCGATTACCTGCAAAAAACCCACGATTTCTATGACAAGCATGGCGGCAAGACCGTGACGCTGGCGCGCTTCCTGCCGATCATCCGTACCTTCGCGCCGTTCGTCGCCGGCGTAGCGAAGATGCCATACCCGCGTTTCTTCGGTTTCAGCGTGTTGGGCACCATCCTATGGGTCGGCGGTCTGGTGACGCTGGGTTACTTCTTCGGCAACGTGCCGTTCATCAAGAAAAACCTGTCGTTGCTGGTGGTGGCGATCATTCTGCTGTCGCTGGTGCCGATGATCCTTGGCGTGGTTCGCAGCCGTTTCGGCGGCACCAAAGCGCAATCGCACTAGGCCGATGTGGTCGCTGAGCGCCTGGCGTCGCCGGCGCATTCTGGCGAAGCACCCGATTGCCGACAACATGTGGCAACGGGTGCGGCATCACCTGAGCTTCCTTGATGGCATCAGCGCTGCCGAAGATCAGTGGCTGCGCGAAGCCTGCGTACTGTTCCTCGAAGACAAACACCTGAGCGCTCTGCCCGGCGTCGAACTGCATCAGGAACAACGCCTGCTGCTCGCCGCCCAGGCACAATTACCACTGCTCAATCTGGGCGATCTGAACTGGTATCAGGGTTTCCACGAGATCGTGCTCTACCCCGACGACTTTCTCAGCCCGCAACGTCATCGCGACGCCAGCGGTGTCGAGCACGAATGGGACGGCGAACACAGCGGCGAGGCTTGGCAGCAGGGGCCGATCATCCTCGCCTGGCCGGGCGTGATGGCCAGTGGTGGCTGGGAAGGCTATAACCTGGTCATCCACGAACTGGCGCACAAACTCGACATGCTTAACGGCGACGCCAACGGCCTGCCGCCACTGCACGCCGACATGCGTGTCAGCGACTGGGCAGACGTCATGCAAAAGGCTTACGACGATCTCAACCGTCAGCTCGACCATGACCCTGACGCCGAAACCGCCATTGATCCCTACGCCGCCGAGAACCCGGCCGAGTTCTTCGCCGTCACCAGCGAGTACTTTTTCAGCGCCCCGGATCTGTTGCACGAGGCTTATCCACAGGTGTATGCGCAGCTGCAGCTTTTCTACCGTCAGGACCCGTTGAGCCGGTTGCGGCAACTTCAGGCCTCAGACCCGGTCTATCAGGCTCACGACTAAGGTCTGCACGACTTTCGGTACATGGCATCGACGGCAGAATATGCCTATAATCGCCGCCACTTTTTG
This region of Pseudomonas sp. R84 genomic DNA includes:
- a CDS encoding GNAT family N-acetyltransferase, with amino-acid sequence MRIIQATLEHLDLLTPLFVKYREFYGSLPYPDSSRAFLEKRLRRKESVIYLALADDDDKKLMGFCQLYPSFSSLSLKRVWILNDIYVAEDARRQLVADNLIRTAKKMAKETQAVRMRVSTSSNNEVAQKTYESIGFKEDTEFKNYVLPISEEL
- the eutC gene encoding ethanolamine ammonia-lyase subunit EutC, with the translated sequence MEKPPVDPQNPWLELRRLTPARIALGRTGTSLPTTAQLDFQFAHAQARDAVHLPFDHAGLSAQLSERERDSLLLHSAAVDRNSYLQRPDLGRKLSDDSARQLRDYAAAHPGGVDLAIVVADGLSALAVHRHTLPFLTRLEEQMSADGWSMAPVILVEQGRVAVGDEIGQLLGAKMLVMLIGERPGLSSPDSLGLYFTYNPKIGLTDAYRNCISNVRLEGLSYGMAAHRLLYLMREACRRQLSGVNLKDEAQVQTLESDAGADMKGNFLLSPPPT
- a CDS encoding zinc-dependent peptidase — its product is MWSLSAWRRRRILAKHPIADNMWQRVRHHLSFLDGISAAEDQWLREACVLFLEDKHLSALPGVELHQEQRLLLAAQAQLPLLNLGDLNWYQGFHEIVLYPDDFLSPQRHRDASGVEHEWDGEHSGEAWQQGPIILAWPGVMASGGWEGYNLVIHELAHKLDMLNGDANGLPPLHADMRVSDWADVMQKAYDDLNRQLDHDPDAETAIDPYAAENPAEFFAVTSEYFFSAPDLLHEAYPQVYAQLQLFYRQDPLSRLRQLQASDPVYQAHD
- a CDS encoding ethanolamine ammonia-lyase subunit EutB — protein: MASFAHTVGAQTYRFDSLKDVMAKASPARSGDFLAGVAALNDGERVAAQMALADIPLTHFLQEALIPYETDEVTRLIIDTHDKQAFAVVSHLTVGGFRDWLLSDAADETSLRNLAPGLTPEMVAAVSKIMRVQDLVLVAQKIRVVTKFRGTLGLRGRLSTRLQPNHPTDEPSGIAASILDGLLYGNGDAMIGINPATDSIASICAMLEMLDAIIQRYDIPTQACVLTHVTTSIEAINRGVPLDLVFQSIAGTEAANASFGINLNVLQEGYDAGLSLNRGTLGQNLMYFETGQGSALSANAHHGVDQQTCETRAYAVARHFKPFLVNTVVGFIGPEYLYNGKQIIRAGLEDHFCGKLLGVPMGCDICYTNHAEADQDDMDTLLTLLGVAGINFIMGIPGSDDIMLNYQTTSFHDALYARQTLGLKPAPEFEQWLANMGIFTQADGKVRFGNNLPPAFRQALAQLG
- a CDS encoding DedA family protein; its protein translation is MDFNPLDLILHLDVYLDLLVNNYGPWIYAILFLVIFCETGLVVMPFLPGDSLLFIAGAVAAGGGMDPVLLGGLLMLAAILGDSTNYVIGRTAGEKLFSNPNSKIFRRDYLQKTHDFYDKHGGKTVTLARFLPIIRTFAPFVAGVAKMPYPRFFGFSVLGTILWVGGLVTLGYFFGNVPFIKKNLSLLVVAIILLSLVPMILGVVRSRFGGTKAQSH